The proteins below come from a single Peromyscus eremicus chromosome 22, PerEre_H2_v1, whole genome shotgun sequence genomic window:
- the LOC131897680 gene encoding tetratricopeptide repeat protein 39B-like, whose amino-acid sequence MARFLRNEDHEENMLSMSLSLSEGESDRMARVTKALSLRENETEDKFEDAHEIIPVATTMTLLSSLEECTTGLYLFLNNRFSDAINLVHPWSKNSPYHALIYSMLMIVKAILTFEPQDIQIGMNAAKEALKTCNNFRKRPRIMTLSRLVSRQGIKSIKEEELHAEVCYAECLILKSAITFIQDDSLLSFLKSGINFGSSYQIYKDCQQVLELMPDNQSKTHRHLNGGVKFGLGVFNLMFSLVPPRSLKLLNIVGYSGDREVGLALLHDSASEPHINNILSVFTLLFYYNYVRVVFGVEKVSTSATENLFLIYLAKFPNCVVLKFFRARFSMLNGNFETAQLKLQECIITQNEWKQVHHLCYWELMWCHIFLQNWKQAYNYANLLFQHSKWSKAIYAYSKAIILALLPPNSVNSENETMNSVFLHVDSLRIKILGSSVPIEKFIAEKSQRYGTTTGWFTAQPLLEFIYAWSGFRVMSKKIELISSWLSIIDKGKDLLNENPNEEYGIDDMSLLNLLKGLCLKHLGKHLKAEHYFIRVIKKEKLLKYDHYLVPYSYYELGMLHYLKGDYASATRNLDYIKNYKDYSMEARLQFRAHIALEQIAKLEK is encoded by the coding sequence ATGGCCCGCTTCCTAAGAAATGAGGACCATGAGGAGAACATGCTAAGTATGTCCCTTAGTCTAAGCGAAGGGGAGAGCGATAGGATGGCCAGAGTAACTAAGGCACTCAGTCTAAGAGAAAACGAAACAGAGGACAAGTTTGAGGATGCCCATGAGATTATCCCTGTGGCAACAACGATGACTCTCTTATCATCCTTGGAAGAATGTACAACTGGATTGTATTTGTTTCTAAATAACAGATTCTCCGATGCAATCAATCTTGTTCACCCATGGTCAAAAAACAGCCCATACCACGCCCTCATATACAGCATGCTCATGATTGTCAAGGCCATCCTGACTTTTGAGCCACAGGATATTCAGATCGGAATGAACGCGGCAAAGGAAGCTTTAAAAACCTGCAATAATTTCCGGAAAAGACCCAGGATAATGACTTTATCTCGCTTAGTGAGTAGGCAGGGAATAAAGTCTATCAAAGAGGAAGAATTACACGCAGAAGTCTGTTATGCTGAGTGTCTGATCTTGAAGTCTGCCATAACATTCATACAGGATGACAGTTTGCTGAGTTTCCTTAAAAGCGGCATCAACTTTGGGTCAAGCTATCAAATATACAAAGACTGCCAACAGGTCTTAGAACTTATGCCTGATAACCAAAGTAAGACGCACAGACACCTGAATGGAGGGGTAAAGTTTGGCCTGGGCGTATTCAACCTGATGTTCTCCCTTGTGCCGCCAAGGTCGCTTAAACTTCTCAATATTGTTGGCTATTCTGGAGATAGAGAAGTAGGCCTGGCTTTGCTCCACGACAGTGCATCCGAACCTCATATCAACAACATCCTAAGTGTtttcactcttctcttctattacAATTACGTGCGTGTAGTTTTTGGTGTTGAGAAGGTGTCCACTTCTGCCACGGAGAATCTCTTCCTAATCTACCTGGCAAAATTCCCCAACTGTGTCGTCCTTAAATTTTTTCGTGCACGTTTTAGCATGCTAAATGGAAATTTTGAAACCGCACAGTTAAAATTACAAGAGTGCATTATCACGCAGAATGAATGGAAGCAGGTTCATCACCTCTGTTACTGGGAACTCATGTGGTGCCATATTTTTCTGCAGAATTGGAAGCAGGCATACAACTATGCCAATCTACTGTTTCAACATAGCAAGTGGTCTAAGGCAATATATGCCTACAGCAAAGCTATAATACTGGCCTTGCTTCCTCCTAATTCTGTGAACTCAGAAAATGAGACCATGAATTCGGTCTTCTTACATGTGGATAGCCTGAGAATCAAAATTTTAGGCTCTTCTGTGCCAATAGAAAAATTTATTGCTGAGAAAAGTCAGCGCTATGGTACTACGACAGGCTGGTTTACAGCACAGCCCCTTCTGGAATTCATTTATGCCTGGAGTGGCTTCCGAGTCATGAGCAAGAAAATAGAGCTTATTTCAAGTTGGCTATCAATAATCGACAAAGGAAAAGACCTTTTGAATGAAAATCCAAATGAGGAGTACGGCATAGACGACATGAGTTTGTTAAATTTGCTGAAAGGTCTCTGCCTGAAACATCTGGGCAAACATTTGAAGGCTGAGCACTACTTCATTCGTGTTATCAAGAAGGAGAAACTGTTAAAATATGACCACTACTTGGTGCCATATAGTTACTATGAACTGGGGATGCTGCATTATCTGAAGGGAGATTATGCCAGCGCAACAAGAAACCTAGActacataaagaactacaaaGACTACTCCATGGAAGCCCGGCTACAGTTTCGGGCTCATATTGCCCTCGAACAAATAGCTAAATTAGAAAAGTGA
- the Srsf7 gene encoding serine/arginine-rich splicing factor 7 isoform X1 gives MSRYGRYGGETKVYVGNLGTGAGKGELERAFSYYGPLRTVWIARNPPGFAFVEFEDPRDAEDAVRGLDGKVICGSRVRVELSTGMPRRSRFDRPPARRPFDPNDRCYECGEKGHYAYDCHRYSRRRRSRSRSRSHSRSRGRRYSRSRSRSRGRRSRSASPRRSRSVSLRRSRSASLRRSRSGSIKGSRYFQSRSRSRSRSRSISRPRSSRSKSRSPSPKRSRSPSGSPRRSASPERMD, from the exons ATGTCACGTTACGGGCGGTATGGAGGAG AAACCAAGGTATATGTCGGTAACCTGGGAACTGGTGCTGGCAAAGGAGAGTTAGAAAGGGCATTCAGTTACTATGGGCCCTTAAGAACTGTATGGATCGCCAGAAATCCTCCAGGATTTGCCTTTGTGGAATTTGAAGATCCTAGAGATGCAGAAGATGCAGTTCGAGGATTGGATGGGAA GGTGATTTGTGGTTCTCGAGTGAGGGTTGAATTATCGACAGGCATGCCTCGGAGATCTCGTTTTGATAGGCCACCTGCCCGACGTCCCTTTGATCCTAATGATAGATGCTATGAGTGTGGTGAAAAGGGACATTATGCTTATGACTGTCATCGCTATAGCCGTCGAAGAAGAAGCAG GTCAAGATCTAGATCACATTCCCGATCCAGGGGAAGGCGATACTCGCGCTCACGCAGCAGGAGCCGGGGAAGGAG gtCAAGATCAGCATCTCCTCGAAGATCAAGGTCTGTGTCTCTTCGGAGATCAAGATCAGCTTCACTCAGAAGATCTAGGTCTGGTTCCATAAAAGGATCGAGGTATTTCCA atcCCGTTCAAGGTCCAGATCAAGATCCAGGTCTATTTCACGACCAAGAAGCAG CCGATCAAAATCCAGATCTCCATCTCCTAAGAGAAG tcGTTCCCCATCAGGAAGTCCACGAAGAAGTGCAAGTCCTGAAAGAATGGACTGA
- the Srsf7 gene encoding serine/arginine-rich splicing factor 7 isoform X3, with protein sequence MSRYGRYGGETKVYVGNLGTGAGKGELERAFSYYGPLRTVWIARNPPGFAFVEFEDPRDAEDAVRGLDGKVICGSRVRVELSTGMPRRSRFDRPPARRPFDPNDRCYECGEKGHYAYDCHRYSRRRRSRSRSRSHSRSRGRRYSRSRSRSRGRRSRSASPRRSRSVSLRRSRSASLRRSRSGSIKGSRYFQSRSRSRSRSRSISRPRSSRSPSGSPRRSASPERMD encoded by the exons ATGTCACGTTACGGGCGGTATGGAGGAG AAACCAAGGTATATGTCGGTAACCTGGGAACTGGTGCTGGCAAAGGAGAGTTAGAAAGGGCATTCAGTTACTATGGGCCCTTAAGAACTGTATGGATCGCCAGAAATCCTCCAGGATTTGCCTTTGTGGAATTTGAAGATCCTAGAGATGCAGAAGATGCAGTTCGAGGATTGGATGGGAA GGTGATTTGTGGTTCTCGAGTGAGGGTTGAATTATCGACAGGCATGCCTCGGAGATCTCGTTTTGATAGGCCACCTGCCCGACGTCCCTTTGATCCTAATGATAGATGCTATGAGTGTGGTGAAAAGGGACATTATGCTTATGACTGTCATCGCTATAGCCGTCGAAGAAGAAGCAG GTCAAGATCTAGATCACATTCCCGATCCAGGGGAAGGCGATACTCGCGCTCACGCAGCAGGAGCCGGGGAAGGAG gtCAAGATCAGCATCTCCTCGAAGATCAAGGTCTGTGTCTCTTCGGAGATCAAGATCAGCTTCACTCAGAAGATCTAGGTCTGGTTCCATAAAAGGATCGAGGTATTTCCA atcCCGTTCAAGGTCCAGATCAAGATCCAGGTCTATTTCACGACCAAGAAGCAG tcGTTCCCCATCAGGAAGTCCACGAAGAAGTGCAAGTCCTGAAAGAATGGACTGA
- the Srsf7 gene encoding serine/arginine-rich splicing factor 7 isoform X2, with product MSRYGRYGGETKVYVGNLGTGAGKGELERAFSYYGPLRTVWIARNPPGFAFVEFEDPRDAEDAVRGLDGKVICGSRVRVELSTGMPRRSRFDRPPARRPFDPNDRCYECGEKGHYAYDCHRYSRRRRSRSRSRSHSRSRGRRYSRSRSRSRGRRSRSASPRRSRSVSLRRSRSASLRRSRSGSIKGSRSRSRSRSRSRSISRPRSSRSKSRSPSPKRSRSPSGSPRRSASPERMD from the exons ATGTCACGTTACGGGCGGTATGGAGGAG AAACCAAGGTATATGTCGGTAACCTGGGAACTGGTGCTGGCAAAGGAGAGTTAGAAAGGGCATTCAGTTACTATGGGCCCTTAAGAACTGTATGGATCGCCAGAAATCCTCCAGGATTTGCCTTTGTGGAATTTGAAGATCCTAGAGATGCAGAAGATGCAGTTCGAGGATTGGATGGGAA GGTGATTTGTGGTTCTCGAGTGAGGGTTGAATTATCGACAGGCATGCCTCGGAGATCTCGTTTTGATAGGCCACCTGCCCGACGTCCCTTTGATCCTAATGATAGATGCTATGAGTGTGGTGAAAAGGGACATTATGCTTATGACTGTCATCGCTATAGCCGTCGAAGAAGAAGCAG GTCAAGATCTAGATCACATTCCCGATCCAGGGGAAGGCGATACTCGCGCTCACGCAGCAGGAGCCGGGGAAGGAG gtCAAGATCAGCATCTCCTCGAAGATCAAGGTCTGTGTCTCTTCGGAGATCAAGATCAGCTTCACTCAGAAGATCTAGGTCTGGTTCCATAAAAGGATCGAG atcCCGTTCAAGGTCCAGATCAAGATCCAGGTCTATTTCACGACCAAGAAGCAG CCGATCAAAATCCAGATCTCCATCTCCTAAGAGAAG tcGTTCCCCATCAGGAAGTCCACGAAGAAGTGCAAGTCCTGAAAGAATGGACTGA
- the Srsf7 gene encoding serine/arginine-rich splicing factor 7 isoform X4, with amino-acid sequence MSRYGRYGGETKVYVGNLGTGAGKGELERAFSYYGPLRTVWIARNPPGFAFVEFEDPRDAEDAVRGLDGKVICGSRVRVELSTGMPRRSRFDRPPARRPFDPNDRCYECGEKGHYAYDCHRYSRRRRSRSRSRSHSRSRGRRYSRSRSRSRGRRSRSASPRRSRSVSLRRSRSASLRRSRSGSIKGSRSRSRSRSRSRSISRPRSSRSPSGSPRRSASPERMD; translated from the exons ATGTCACGTTACGGGCGGTATGGAGGAG AAACCAAGGTATATGTCGGTAACCTGGGAACTGGTGCTGGCAAAGGAGAGTTAGAAAGGGCATTCAGTTACTATGGGCCCTTAAGAACTGTATGGATCGCCAGAAATCCTCCAGGATTTGCCTTTGTGGAATTTGAAGATCCTAGAGATGCAGAAGATGCAGTTCGAGGATTGGATGGGAA GGTGATTTGTGGTTCTCGAGTGAGGGTTGAATTATCGACAGGCATGCCTCGGAGATCTCGTTTTGATAGGCCACCTGCCCGACGTCCCTTTGATCCTAATGATAGATGCTATGAGTGTGGTGAAAAGGGACATTATGCTTATGACTGTCATCGCTATAGCCGTCGAAGAAGAAGCAG GTCAAGATCTAGATCACATTCCCGATCCAGGGGAAGGCGATACTCGCGCTCACGCAGCAGGAGCCGGGGAAGGAG gtCAAGATCAGCATCTCCTCGAAGATCAAGGTCTGTGTCTCTTCGGAGATCAAGATCAGCTTCACTCAGAAGATCTAGGTCTGGTTCCATAAAAGGATCGAG atcCCGTTCAAGGTCCAGATCAAGATCCAGGTCTATTTCACGACCAAGAAGCAG tcGTTCCCCATCAGGAAGTCCACGAAGAAGTGCAAGTCCTGAAAGAATGGACTGA